The Betta splendens chromosome 12, fBetSpl5.4, whole genome shotgun sequence genome contains the following window.
TCAAATATGCATTATTGCCAATAAGTAGTGAGATAATTGTGGTCACTCATTCAAACCTCCTCAGAATTAGCGTTAGCTCTGCAGTCACAGTGGTCCTGTCTCTTCTTGGAGaagtgctgccccctgctgtgcagaaCAGGTGCAGTGCAGAGACAAATGTTTGCCATTTAGAGCACCTCGCTGCTGGCATTTTATATAACACAGTTTCTTATGTAAGATAGAAAAGGCCAAAAATGTGTCTGActaggagagagaggaagagcatCTCCTCCCCTCATCCAGATTCACTGCAGCGCCTCTCCCCAGCTGGCTGGGATTTGGACTCGCCGCTTCTCCTTCAGCGGGGCCTCTTCTTGGCCACCGCCGTGCTGACGCTGCTGCGCTTTCTCCGAGGCCTTTAATTGTCTCTGGTAGCGCAGATTTTCCTCGGGGTAGGAgaccacagacagaggcagTCTGCAGATGGCCGGGGTCTCggaggaaatgaggaggaagatgagagtGGACAGGCAGAAAGGCCATGTGCAGGCCGGTAATGCAAGCTgaaggggggaggcaggggggaggcaggggggagagaggagcgtGACACACCATACGAGAGACTCCTGAGCGCCGGGTGATGCTGGGAAAGGTCGTTACTCACCACAGACATCGATTTGGATACAGCTGCAGTCATGTACGCACAGAAAAGAGCTgcaaaagaacaaacacacattaaagtTATGTCTGCGAAATTCCAGCAGAGACTCGATCGAGCTGCTCGTCAGTCTCACCGCACGTGAGGGCAAGTAGATGCGTTTGCCACGTTAGGACATAGAAGACGCCTCCAACAGCGACGCAGGACAGGGCGCTGTTGAACCCCCACAGGCCCGAGTACACGTCCCTGTGAGACGCCGCCAGAGCGAGTCCTGCGGCACACGCCACCGAGCGTCGCTCACCTCCATCACAGGCATTTCTACcagaactgcagcagaaacGGGTTCTTTACCTGACAACGCGCCGGCGGCAGAGCCCACCAAGGCGTGCAGGCAAATGGTGGgcgagcagagcagcagggccAGAAGGACGAGGCCTCCTGTCCACGGGCCGTCGCAGCCGAACACCTGGCCGACTCCAGCCGGCACCGACAGGAGGAGCTGCCGGAAGAGCGTTTGCACAGTTCATTCAGGAAGTGACATATGCGGCGATTCAGCCCGTTGGTTCAGCGTCACGGCCGTTACCTGGGAGATGCTGAGGTCGGCCACTGAGCCATTAGGAGAGGACAGGTTGGGCTGGATGCTCACCTGGATGTGCAGGAAAAGACTGGAGTTTGCATTGAAtcaaagggtgtgtgtgtgtgtgtgtgtgtgtgtgtggttgtgtgtgtgtgtgtgtgcgtgtgcgtgcacacaGCGGGGCTGTACCTCAGGGAAGAAGGGGTGGGCGGCCCCCGTGGCTGCGACGTGCAGGCACACCAGGATGTTAAAAGGAAGGGTGAATATGGGGAGGTCCCACGTCGCGGCCACAGAGGCCAGAGCACTGGAGAGCACCGGGCTGCGGACCGCGGAGGGCGGATTGCTGCATTAAAACTGATTTGGCTTCATTTACAGAAAGGAGGAGCGCGACGTGCCGATGTCGCAATCAGACCCTGATTGTTGATGTTTAATTGGAGTTAATTAatatgctgctggaggagctgtggggTTGATTTGTCCTAATCAACAGAGCAATTATGAACAAGCAACGTTGACATAAAGTATGGGATGGATGATGTTTCATGAGACAGTAATTATTGCACTGATTATGTAGGAACCATGTGTTGTGTGACATTAGTAGCTCTGTCCTGCTTGTAGTTTGATTTGGACTGACTAGCATCATGACATGCAATCAAATAAAACACTCACCACATCATGGACATGAAGATATTTGGCAGTAAAAGCCACCAGTACCAGCTTCCGCTGGCGGAGAACGCAGCCATCAATACGCCAACCAGGGTTCCATTGTAGCCGTATAAACCCGCTGAAATGGCTTCCCTGAGGTGGAGGGAACACACGCAGCCAACGTGAGCGGCCGAACACGGCCATCATGAGGCTCCTTCCGTGACACCCGACCTGTTCTGACGCAGCAAGACGGCAGAAACGGTGGAGACCAGGGTGCCGAGCAGGCCGTTCGCAGCCCACCAGGGGTCCTGCAGGAAGAGGCCGGCCGTGATGAGGAGGCCGCTCACAGGGTTGTTCACGAACATCACCTGGGCAACGCCTCGCAGCGTCCAGTCCACCAGCTGGACCGCCGCCACCCGTCCTGTCGCAGAGGGCTCAGATTTTATCCTCCACATTGGAGTTGGATTCACGCGCCGGTTTCATTTCATCGCCTACTTTTCACCCACTGTCCACAGAGACGCATGTCGCCGCTGAAAAGCTGAACCGCTCTACGGAGACACGGTTGAGCCGGAGCCGGAGTCGGAGTCGGAGTCGGAGCCAGAGCTTCCTCACACGCAGGCAGGTTGTTGTTGTCCATGTCTGCTGTCGGTTTAGCACAGTAGCTTTAATGTGTGACACAGTAAATCGTACAAATACTTGTGTAATAATCTTCATTTGTGCAGATGACCCCATAGACGCGTGCCGATGGTTCAGCCTCCGGGGACCATGAGGCGGCCGTCTGCTGCTGTCACGCTACTGTACATGGCTCCACAGCGTGGAAGCAAAGCGGGGATCATGATCGACCTCTCCCAACCTAGACGGAAGCTAACGCTAACACCCCTCTGGCAAGACGCTGAGCTGCATCAGGACCCC
Protein-coding sequences here:
- the LOC114867378 gene encoding LOW QUALITY PROTEIN: urea transporter 1-like (The sequence of the model RefSeq protein was modified relative to this genomic sequence to represent the inferred CDS: deleted 1 base in 1 codon) is translated as MLPAELEDQELQHKHTQACMRRTVTEDVDDMDNNNLPACEEALAPTPTPTPAPAQPCLRRAVQLFSGDMRLCGQWVKRRVAAVQLVDWTLRGVAQVMFVNNPVSGLLITAGLFLQDPWWAANGLLGTLVSTVSAVLLRQNREAISAGLYGYNGTLVGVLMAAFSASGSWYWWLLLPNIFMSMMCPVLSSALASVAATWDLPIFTLPFNILVCLHVAATGAAHPFFPEVSIQPNLSSPNGSVADLSISQLLLSVPAGVGQVFGCDGPWTGGLVLLALLLCSPTICLHALVGSAAGALSGLALAASHRDVYSGLWGFNSALSCVAVGGVFYVLTWQTHLLALTCALFCAYMTAAVSKSMSVLALPACTWPFCLSTLIFLLISSETPAICRLPLSVVSYPEENLRYQRQLKASEKAQQRQHGGGQEEAPLKESGESKSQPAGERRCSESG